One genomic region from Salvia hispanica cultivar TCC Black 2014 chromosome 2, UniMelb_Shisp_WGS_1.0, whole genome shotgun sequence encodes:
- the LOC125204002 gene encoding protein trichome birefringence-like 19 has protein sequence MNPFGKSQMRKKSVKPAPIIAAGLTILLTIHVYLSFIGGSSSSGSSFPQTFASRAGAECDLFTGEWVRNPEGPYYTNETCDAIQEHQNCMKFGRPDTDYLKWRWKPDACELPLFQPDLFLQMVKGKSLAFIGDSVARNHMQSLICLLSKVARPVESADALHTKILYQYKEHDFNITIFWTPFLVKTGIIDPSKGRPFDLYLDEFDDTWSNQISRFDYVIISAGPWFFRPSYIHFNRSLHGCVYCPEPNSNITHLAPGFAYRHAFRTAFRAINAAPGYEGVTFVRTYAPPHFEGGAWDNGGDCVRKTPFARNETTLAEGASEFHTIQLEELEIARRAGTVNGGKFVLFDTTMPMWLRPDGHPSKYGHLPGANVVLRNDCVHWCLPGPIDAWNDFLQELLRREIQHS, from the exons ATGAATCCATTTGGAAAATCccaaatgagaaaaaaatcagTAAAGCCCGCTCCAATAATCGCAGCAGGCTTAACAATCCTCCTAACAATCCATGTATACCTCTCCTTCATAGGAGGATCTTCCTCCTCGGGCTCCTCCTTCCCCCAAACATTCGCTTCCCGGGCCGGGGCCGAATGCGACCTGTTTACGGGCGAATGGGTGCGGAATCCGGAGGGCCCGTACTACACCAACGAGACGTGCGATGCAATTCAGGAGCATCAGAATTGCATGAAATTCGGGCGGCCCGACACGGACTACCTCAAATGGAGGTGGAAGCCCGACGCTTGCGAGCTTCCGCTATTCCAGCCCGATCTCTTTCTGCAGATGGTTAAGGGAAAATCGTTAGCCTTTATTGGTGATTCCGTCGCTAGAAATCATATGCAGTCCTTGATTTGCCTCTTGTCTAAG GTTGCACGTCCCGTAGAGTCCGCAGACGCATTGCATACAAAAATATTGTACCAATACAAAGAGCACGACTTCAACATCACTATTTTTTGGACGCCGTTTCTGGTCAAGACCGGAATCATAGACCCCTCCAAGGGCCGCCCGTTCGATCTATACCTCGACGAGTTCGACGACACGTGGTCCAACCAAATCTCGCGTTTCGACTACGTTATAATTTCCGCGGGCCCATGGTTCTTCCGCCCGAGCTACATCCACTTCAACCGCAGCCTCCACGGCTGCGTCTACTGTCCCGAGCCTAACTCGAACATCACGCACCTCGCGCCGGGCTTCGCGTACCGCCACGCCTTCCGCACGGCGTTCCGCGCCATCAATGCCGCGCCCGGGTACGAAGGCGTGACGTTCGTGCGGACCTACGCGCCGCCGCATTTCGAGGGCGGCGCGTGGGACAATGGCGGGGACTGCGTGCGGAAGACGCCGTTTGCGAGGAACGAGACTACACTCGCGGAGGGCGCGTCGGAGTTTCATACGATACAGTTGGAGGAGCTAGAAATTGCAAGAAGAGCAGGGACGGTAAATGGAGGGAAGTTTGTTCTGTTTGACACCACCATGCCGATGTGGCTGAGGCCGGATGGGCATCCTAGTAAATATGGCCATTTACCAGGGGCAAATGTGGTATTGCGTAATGACTGCGTGCATTGGTGCTTGCCTGGCCCCATTGATGCTTGGAATGATTTTTTGCAGGAATTGTTGAGGAGAGAAATTCAACAcagttaa